One Azospirillum brasilense DNA window includes the following coding sequences:
- a CDS encoding brain acid soluble protein 1 has protein sequence MDGAKEDGAKEDAKGEAADKTTDASSAEGEASPAAAKSSMGSEPALKPISFDAAGTAKSADTAAPSATAPTPTTSAPPAAPAVTKALTSDPFAVAAQIQQQVARAIEAAAATLPATVPPVAAPTLSAGFDAAAFAKALAIAEGTAAPAGFAVFHLIEAMFRPGESGSSVIGVAVVANPDSPFGVWQYSVDGNVWQAVGTVGDGSALVLPDSALLRFLPAANWNGTAPSLGLRAVNSEWAEGFSGAGHRLFTLAGVGGTTPLSGDIAPLTLEVTPVNGAPVATGAQAVLAPIAEDSADPAGAGVASLFGGQFSDPTDAVFGSAGNGFAGVAVVGNAATTAQGQWQYWTGTAWVAVGTVSDGNALLLAADAKLRFVPAADWNGVPPSLMVRLIDDSQGAVTSGERADVTGAGGDSRYSLDTIALTTAVSAVNDAPVATGTAATLPTITEDTANPAGATISALFGHLFSDAADAVSGGAAANGFAGVVVVGNAATVAQGTWQYWTGTAWADIVAASDANGLLLAANTALRFVPATNWNGTTPALTVRLVEDGGAPLVTGNRVDLTGGVGGSTAYSAGIIALTGTVTLVNDAPVVTGTTATLPTIAEDATDPAGATVTSLFAHLFSDPADAVAGGSAADGFAGIAIVGNAATAQGAWQYWTGTAWAAVGVVSDGNALLLAANTALRFVPAADWNGVPPSLMVRLIDDSQGAVTSGERADVTGAGGDSRYSLDTIALSTAVNAINDAPVVTGTAATLPTIAEDTANPAGATVSALFGHLFSDAADAVSDGSTANGFAGVVVVGNAATVAQGTWQYWTGTGWAGIGAASDGNGLLLTASTALRFVPAANWNGTTPALTVRLIDDSQGAVTSGGRVVLTSVGGSTVYSAGTIVLTGTVTPVNDAPVVTGATATLPAIAEDTANPAGTTVSNLFAHLFSDPADAVSGGSAANGFAGIAIVGNAATSQGVWQYWTGTGWTAVGGASDGNALLLAANTALRFVPAANWNGTTPALTIRLIDDSQGAVTSGGRVVLTSVGGSTAYSAGTVALAGTVTPVNDAPVATGPAATLPTIAEDTANPAGTTVSSLFGHLFSDAADTVSGGSAADTLAGVVVVGNAATVAQGAWQYWTGAAWADIGAVSGGNGLLLATNTALRFVPAANWNGTTPALTVRLVDTSQGPIASGARVDATSVGGSTAYSAGTIALTGTVIPVNDAPVATGTAATLPTIAEDTANPAGTSVTALFGHLFSDPADAVAGGSSANGFAGVAIVGNAATAGQGVWQYWSGSAWITVGAVAEGAALVVAANAMLRFVPAADWNGTTPALTVRLIEDGGAPVVTGGRVDLTAGVGGSTVYSADTIALAGTVTPVNDAPQITAGTTALATMKGVAVAVTGLSVSDVDAGALPMQVTLTAGHGTLTLADAGWDAVITGNGTDSVTVRATLATINGLLGAANGLLYTANSYTGADAIRIVVNDLGNGGAGGPLTATATIGVTVAPPNASPVLIDTNLDVAVAAEALAAPTAGTVGFAVSKLVGLNGSGPANVTDTDAGAVVGIALTGTNESYGRWWFSTDNGATWSLVGAVNDSDSALLLRATDRLYFQPSAAVPATVNGALTIRAWDQTTGSAGSKVAVTLGDGSAFSAATDTVTLHPGVLIPNGTFDKGLTGWSYTGGATVGATGDGHEGTLTSAGGRTPTQLEDFLGLAHGSIATATGTIPSFGNAMKLATTVTVTKDTTLTFDWTFIFSDPGYHDFAFVSVNGVVTLLAKDASASGKFSVVIAANSTLSLGFGTSDTSDNSVNPILRVDNVKLTTVASDPIVLDMAGDGLALRALTDGVLFDVSGDGVADRTGWVGKGNALLVRDDNHNGQIDDGRELVSEHFGKGFNSSLEALASLDTNHDGRLDAADESFATLQVWQDADGDGVSQPGELRTLTDAGILSIATTATPTDTTLAGNHILGTTSMTMADGSSRLVAGVAFDAQATVAAQLHSQPLAASPSPSPFPSSQADHGRFDYAALLSSGLGLPDTVPVVQSSLDAHSGDWAMALHTADTHHTTTHASTIVPVAENS, from the coding sequence ATGGATGGGGCCAAGGAGGATGGGGCCAAGGAGGACGCGAAGGGCGAAGCCGCCGATAAGACCACCGACGCCTCCTCGGCGGAGGGCGAGGCGTCTCCGGCCGCGGCCAAATCCAGCATGGGAAGCGAACCTGCGTTGAAGCCGATCAGCTTCGACGCGGCCGGAACCGCCAAGAGCGCCGACACCGCCGCGCCGAGCGCCACCGCCCCCACGCCCACCACCAGCGCCCCGCCCGCCGCCCCGGCGGTCACCAAGGCGCTGACCAGCGACCCCTTTGCCGTCGCCGCGCAGATCCAGCAGCAGGTGGCCCGCGCCATCGAGGCGGCCGCCGCCACCCTGCCCGCGACGGTGCCGCCGGTGGCGGCCCCCACCCTCTCGGCCGGCTTCGACGCGGCGGCCTTCGCGAAGGCCCTGGCGATCGCCGAGGGCACCGCGGCCCCGGCCGGCTTCGCCGTCTTCCACCTGATCGAGGCGATGTTCCGGCCCGGCGAGTCCGGCAGCAGCGTGATAGGCGTCGCCGTGGTGGCGAACCCGGACTCCCCATTCGGCGTCTGGCAGTACAGCGTGGACGGCAACGTGTGGCAGGCGGTGGGCACGGTCGGCGACGGCTCGGCGCTCGTGCTTCCGGACAGCGCCCTGCTGCGCTTCCTGCCGGCCGCCAACTGGAACGGCACCGCGCCGTCGCTCGGGCTGCGGGCGGTGAACAGTGAATGGGCCGAGGGCTTCAGCGGCGCCGGGCACCGGCTGTTCACGCTGGCCGGCGTCGGCGGCACCACCCCGCTGTCAGGGGATATCGCCCCGTTGACGCTGGAGGTGACCCCGGTGAACGGCGCCCCGGTGGCGACCGGCGCACAAGCGGTCCTGGCCCCCATCGCGGAAGATAGCGCCGATCCGGCGGGCGCCGGCGTCGCGTCGCTGTTCGGCGGGCAGTTCTCCGACCCCACCGACGCGGTGTTCGGCTCCGCTGGCAACGGCTTCGCCGGGGTGGCGGTGGTCGGCAACGCGGCAACCACCGCCCAGGGGCAATGGCAGTATTGGACCGGCACCGCTTGGGTCGCCGTAGGAACGGTGTCGGACGGAAACGCCCTGCTGCTGGCCGCCGACGCCAAGCTGCGCTTCGTTCCCGCCGCCGACTGGAACGGCGTGCCGCCGAGCCTGATGGTTCGCCTGATCGACGATTCACAAGGGGCCGTGACCAGCGGCGAGCGGGCGGACGTGACGGGCGCGGGCGGCGACAGTCGCTACAGCCTCGACACCATCGCCCTGACCACCGCCGTCAGCGCGGTCAACGATGCCCCCGTGGCGACGGGCACGGCGGCCACCCTGCCGACCATCACCGAGGACACCGCCAACCCGGCGGGCGCCACCATCTCCGCCTTGTTCGGTCATCTGTTTTCCGACGCCGCCGACGCGGTGAGCGGCGGAGCGGCGGCCAATGGCTTCGCTGGCGTGGTGGTGGTCGGCAACGCCGCCACCGTGGCGCAAGGAACGTGGCAATATTGGACCGGCACCGCCTGGGCCGACATCGTCGCGGCGAGCGACGCCAACGGGCTGCTGCTGGCCGCCAACACGGCACTGCGCTTCGTTCCCGCCACCAACTGGAATGGCACCACTCCGGCTCTGACGGTCCGGCTGGTCGAGGACGGCGGCGCGCCGTTGGTCACTGGCAACCGCGTCGACCTGACCGGTGGGGTCGGCGGCAGCACGGCCTACAGCGCCGGCATCATCGCGCTGACCGGAACCGTCACCCTGGTCAACGACGCGCCGGTCGTCACCGGAACGACCGCCACCCTGCCGACCATTGCGGAAGACGCCACCGACCCGGCGGGCGCCACGGTCACCAGCCTGTTCGCCCACCTGTTCTCCGACCCGGCGGACGCCGTGGCGGGCGGCTCCGCCGCGGACGGTTTCGCCGGCATCGCCATCGTCGGCAACGCGGCGACCGCGCAGGGTGCTTGGCAGTATTGGACCGGCACGGCCTGGGCTGCCGTGGGGGTGGTGTCGGATGGCAACGCCCTGCTGCTGGCCGCCAACACGGCGTTGCGCTTCGTTCCCGCCGCCGACTGGAACGGCGTGCCGCCGAGCCTGATGGTTCGCCTGATCGACGATTCACAAGGGGCCGTGACCAGCGGCGAGCGGGCGGACGTGACGGGCGCGGGCGGCGACAGTCGCTACAGCCTCGACACCATCGCCCTGAGCACCGCCGTCAACGCGATCAACGACGCTCCGGTGGTGACAGGCACGGCGGCCACCCTGCCGACCATCGCCGAGGACACCGCCAACCCGGCGGGCGCGACGGTCTCCGCCCTGTTCGGTCACCTGTTCTCCGACGCCGCCGACGCGGTAAGCGACGGGTCCACCGCCAACGGCTTCGCCGGTGTGGTGGTGGTCGGCAACGCCGCCACCGTTGCGCAAGGAACGTGGCAGTACTGGACGGGCACGGGCTGGGCCGGCATCGGCGCGGCGAGCGACGGCAACGGGCTGCTGCTGACCGCCAGCACGGCGTTGCGCTTCGTTCCCGCCGCCAACTGGAACGGCACCACGCCCGCCTTGACCGTCCGGCTGATCGACGACTCGCAAGGGGCCGTGACCAGCGGCGGACGGGTTGTCTTGACAAGCGTTGGCGGCAGCACGGTTTACAGCGCCGGGACCATCGTGCTGACCGGAACCGTCACCCCGGTCAACGACGCGCCGGTCGTCACCGGAGCGACTGCTACCCTGCCGGCGATCGCGGAAGACACCGCCAACCCGGCGGGCACCACCGTCTCCAACCTGTTCGCCCACCTGTTCTCCGACCCGGCGGACGCCGTGAGCGGCGGGTCCGCCGCCAACGGCTTCGCCGGGATTGCCATCGTCGGCAACGCGGCGACCTCGCAAGGCGTCTGGCAATACTGGACCGGCACGGGCTGGACCGCCGTGGGGGGCGCCTCGGACGGCAACGCCCTGCTGCTGGCCGCCAACACGGCGTTGCGCTTCGTTCCCGCCGCCAACTGGAACGGCACCACCCCGGCTTTGACCATCCGGCTGATCGACGACTCGCAAGGGGCCGTGACCAGCGGCGGACGGGTTGTCTTGACAAGCGTTGGCGGCAGCACCGCCTACAGCGCCGGAACCGTCGCGCTGGCCGGCACCGTCACCCCCGTCAACGACGCGCCGGTCGCCACCGGCCCTGCGGCCACCCTGCCAACCATCGCCGAGGACACCGCCAACCCGGCGGGCACCACCGTCTCCAGCCTGTTCGGCCACCTGTTCTCCGACGCCGCCGACACGGTCAGCGGCGGGTCGGCGGCCGACACACTGGCCGGCGTGGTGGTGGTCGGCAACGCCGCCACCGTGGCGCAAGGGGCGTGGCAGTACTGGACCGGCGCCGCCTGGGCCGACATCGGCGCGGTCAGCGGCGGCAACGGCCTGCTGCTGGCCACCAACACGGCGCTGCGCTTCGTTCCCGCCGCCAATTGGAACGGCACCACCCCGGCTTTGACCGTCCGGCTGGTCGACACGTCGCAAGGCCCGATCGCCAGCGGCGCGCGGGTCGACGCGACGAGCGTCGGCGGCAGCACGGCCTACAGCGCCGGCACCATCGCGCTGACCGGCACCGTCATTCCGGTCAACGACGCCCCGGTGGCGACGGGCACGGCGGCGACCCTGCCGACCATCGCCGAGGACACCGCCAACCCCGCGGGCACCAGCGTCACCGCCCTGTTCGGCCATTTGTTCTCCGACCCGGCGGACGCGGTGGCGGGCGGCTCCTCCGCCAATGGCTTCGCCGGCGTCGCCATCGTCGGCAACGCGGCGACCGCCGGGCAGGGCGTCTGGCAATACTGGTCCGGTTCCGCCTGGATTACCGTGGGCGCGGTGGCGGAGGGGGCGGCGCTGGTCGTCGCCGCCAACGCGATGCTGCGCTTCGTTCCCGCCGCCGACTGGAACGGCACCACCCCGGCCCTGACCGTCCGGCTGATCGAGGACGGCGGCGCCCCCGTCGTCACCGGCGGCCGCGTCGACCTGACGGCCGGCGTCGGCGGCAGCACCGTCTACAGCGCCGACACCATCGCCTTGGCCGGCACCGTCACCCCCGTCAACGACGCGCCGCAGATCACCGCCGGCACGACGGCGCTGGCGACGATGAAGGGCGTGGCGGTGGCGGTCACCGGCCTGTCGGTGTCCGACGTCGACGCCGGCGCGCTGCCGATGCAGGTCACGCTGACCGCCGGCCACGGCACGCTGACCCTGGCCGACGCCGGGTGGGACGCCGTCATCACCGGCAACGGAACGGACAGCGTCACCGTCCGCGCGACCCTCGCCACCATCAACGGGCTGCTCGGCGCCGCCAACGGGCTCCTCTACACGGCCAATTCCTACACCGGGGCCGACGCCATCCGGATCGTCGTGAACGACCTGGGCAACGGCGGGGCCGGCGGACCGCTGACCGCGACCGCCACCATCGGAGTCACCGTGGCGCCGCCGAACGCTTCCCCCGTCCTGATCGACACCAACCTCGACGTGGCCGTGGCGGCGGAGGCCCTGGCCGCCCCCACCGCGGGCACGGTCGGCTTCGCGGTATCGAAGCTGGTCGGGCTGAACGGCAGCGGCCCCGCCAACGTCACCGACACGGACGCCGGGGCTGTCGTCGGCATCGCCCTGACCGGCACCAACGAGAGCTATGGCCGCTGGTGGTTCTCCACCGACAACGGTGCGACCTGGAGCCTCGTCGGCGCGGTCAACGACAGCGACTCAGCCCTTCTGCTGCGCGCCACCGACCGGCTCTATTTCCAGCCCAGCGCCGCGGTGCCGGCCACCGTCAACGGCGCCCTGACCATCCGCGCCTGGGACCAGACCACGGGCAGCGCCGGATCCAAGGTCGCCGTCACCCTCGGCGACGGCAGCGCCTTCTCCGCCGCGACGGACACCGTCACCCTGCATCCCGGCGTGCTGATCCCCAACGGCACCTTCGACAAGGGGCTAACCGGCTGGAGCTACACCGGCGGCGCCACGGTGGGCGCGACCGGCGACGGGCATGAGGGCACCCTGACCTCCGCGGGCGGCCGGACGCCGACGCAGCTCGAGGACTTCCTCGGCCTTGCCCACGGTTCCATCGCCACGGCGACCGGGACCATTCCATCCTTCGGCAACGCAATGAAGCTGGCCACCACCGTCACGGTGACGAAGGACACGACGCTGACCTTCGACTGGACCTTCATCTTCTCCGACCCCGGCTATCACGACTTCGCCTTCGTCAGCGTCAACGGGGTGGTGACCCTGCTCGCCAAGGACGCGAGCGCCAGCGGGAAATTCAGCGTGGTGATCGCGGCCAACAGCACCCTGTCGCTGGGCTTCGGCACCTCCGACACCAGCGACAACAGCGTCAACCCGATCCTGCGCGTCGACAACGTCAAGCTGACCACCGTCGCCAGCGACCCCATCGTGCTGGACATGGCCGGCGACGGGCTGGCCCTGCGGGCGCTGACCGACGGAGTCCTGTTCGACGTCAGCGGCGACGGCGTGGCCGACCGGACCGGCTGGGTCGGCAAGGGCAACGCCCTTCTGGTGCGCGACGACAACCACAACGGGCAGATCGACGACGGGCGCGAGCTGGTGTCGGAGCATTTCGGAAAAGGCTTCAACAGCAGCCTGGAGGCCCTCGCCTCGCTCGACACCAACCACGACGGGCGGTTGGACGCCGCGGACGAGAGCTTCGCCACGCTCCAGGTCTGGCAGGACGCCGACGGCGACGGGGTGAGCCAGCCGGGCGAACTGCGCACGCTGACCGACGCCGGAATCCTGTCCATTGCCACCACGGCCACCCCGACAGACACGACGCTGGCCGGCAACCACATCCTCGGCACCACCAGCATGACCATGGCCGACGGCAGCAGCCGCCTGGTGGCCGGCGTCGCCTTCGACGCGCAGGCCACCGTCGCGGCGCAGCTGCACAGCCAGCCGCTGGCCGCGTCGCCATCTCCGTCGCCATTTCCGTCGTCTCAGGCCGATCACGGGCGCTTCGACTACGCAGCACTTCTCTCCTCCGGCCTGGGCCTGCCGGACACCGTTCCGGTTGTGCAAAGCAGTCTTGATGCACACAGCGGAGACTGGGCGATGGCGCTTCACACCGCGGACACACACCACACCACAACCCATGCATCGACGATTGTGCCGGTCGCTGAAAATTCATGA
- a CDS encoding ABC transporter ATP-binding protein yields the protein MAIKLQNVTKSFGSLTVIDNVSLEAGDDEFLVLLGPSGCGKSTILRMIAGLETVTSGEIHLGGKRVDELPPSDRDMAFVFQSYALYPHMTVRRNIAFPLIMRQFRWWFHIPFIGDYFKRRIENSPEVRDLVERTADTLALTKVLDRHPRTLSGGQRQRVALGRAMVREPSAFLMDEPLSNLDAKLRTAMRAEITQLHQRVGGNFVYVTHDQIEAMTMGTRIALMRDGHLQQYGTPREIYEKPANTYVARFIGTPPMNLIDAEVEGMTVRIGNSVLPLPDKAERPGTERVGGSSRMKVWLGLRPGALAVVPPGQGKSLPGTVTLVEHVGAESLISVKLSGVHTAHDDDGGLTDEVMVSVPGYSELRVGEAVGIDCLLKDFSLFEKDSGLRVGGRAAEDFLAGGRVGTIRTAS from the coding sequence ATGGCTATCAAACTGCAGAACGTCACGAAGTCCTTCGGTTCCCTGACCGTGATCGACAACGTGAGCCTGGAGGCCGGCGACGACGAATTCCTGGTGCTGCTCGGCCCGTCGGGCTGCGGCAAGTCCACCATCCTGCGCATGATCGCGGGGCTTGAGACGGTGACCAGCGGCGAGATCCATCTCGGCGGCAAGCGGGTGGACGAGCTGCCGCCCAGCGACCGCGACATGGCCTTCGTCTTCCAGTCCTACGCGCTCTACCCGCACATGACGGTGCGCCGGAACATCGCTTTCCCGCTGATCATGCGGCAGTTCCGCTGGTGGTTCCACATCCCCTTCATTGGCGACTATTTCAAGCGCCGCATCGAGAACTCGCCGGAGGTGCGCGACCTCGTGGAGCGCACCGCCGACACGCTGGCCCTGACCAAGGTGCTGGACCGCCACCCGCGCACCCTGTCGGGCGGCCAGCGCCAGCGCGTGGCGCTCGGCCGCGCCATGGTGCGCGAGCCGTCGGCCTTCCTGATGGACGAGCCGCTGTCGAACCTCGACGCCAAGCTGCGCACCGCCATGCGGGCGGAGATCACCCAGCTCCACCAGCGGGTCGGCGGCAACTTCGTCTACGTCACCCACGACCAGATCGAGGCGATGACCATGGGCACCCGCATCGCGCTGATGCGCGACGGACATCTCCAGCAGTACGGCACCCCGCGCGAGATCTACGAGAAGCCGGCCAACACCTACGTCGCCCGCTTCATCGGCACGCCGCCGATGAACCTGATCGACGCCGAGGTCGAGGGCATGACCGTGCGCATCGGCAACAGCGTCCTGCCGCTGCCCGACAAGGCCGAGCGCCCTGGGACCGAGCGGGTGGGCGGCAGCAGCCGCATGAAGGTGTGGCTGGGCCTGCGCCCCGGCGCGCTCGCCGTCGTCCCGCCGGGCCAGGGCAAGAGCCTGCCGGGCACCGTCACCCTGGTCGAGCATGTGGGGGCGGAATCGCTGATCTCGGTGAAGCTATCCGGCGTCCACACCGCCCACGACGACGACGGCGGCCTGACGGACGAGGTGATGGTCTCCGTCCCCGGCTACAGCGAGCTGCGCGTCGGCGAGGCGGTCGGCATCGACTGCCTGCTGAAGGACTTCTCCCTGTTCGAGAAGGACAGCGGCCTCCGCGTCGGCGGGCGGGCCGCGGAGGACTTCCTGGCCGGCGGGCGCGTCGGCACCATCCGGACGGCCTCCTGA